The proteins below come from a single Argentina anserina chromosome 1, drPotAnse1.1, whole genome shotgun sequence genomic window:
- the LOC126790476 gene encoding monooxygenase 2-like, translated as MSSSIIMNICSDAIGPRSVHRKALLEALAEELPVHSIRFSSKISGIETQQHEGSSIAIVHMENGTVIKAKVLIGCDGVHSVVSRWLGLSEPVHSGRSAVRGLAVYPQGHGLDHCVRQYVGSGIRAGLVPLNDKEIYWFFSGITPKGTSLAEDPEDIQKELLEHYAKDLPPLYLDVVKHAELSTLTWAPLMFRYPWNVVFGNLSKQNITVAGDAMHPMTPDLAQGGCSALEDAVILVRHIGTSFVKNGHVLLPKEVTGVLGKYVEERKWRVALLITGSYISGWVQQAGSGWGMKFLRDAIFYKFLFLKMVQYVNYDCGKLDF; from the exons ATGTCATCTTCAATCATCATGAATATATGCAGTGATGCAATTGGGCCGAGATCGGTTCATCGGAAAGCCTTGCTCGAGGCTTTGGCGGAGGAATTACCGGTTCATTCAATCCGTTTCTCTTCCAAAATCTCTGGTATCGAAACACAACAACATGAAGGTTCATCCATTGCCATTGTTCACATGGAAAATGGAACTGTCATCAAAGCAAAG GTTCTCATAGGATGTGACGGGGTTCACTCAGTGGTGTCACGCTGGTTAGGACTCAGTGAACCAGTTCATTCAGGTCGATCAGCTGTTCGCGGCTTGGCTGTGTATCCCCAAGGCCATGGACTCGACCACTGCGTGCGACAATATGTAGGATCAGGCATAAGGGCTGGCTTAGTTCCTCTCAACGACAAGGAGATCTACTGGTTCTTCAGTGGCATAACGCCTAAAG GGACTTCCCTGGCAGAAGATCCTGAAGATATACAAAAAGAACTGCTTGAACATTATGCCAAGGATCTCCCACCTTTATACCTAGACGTGGTGAAGCACGCAGAACTTTCGACATTAACATGGGCGCCACTGATGTTTAGGTATCCCTGGAACGTAGTGTTTGGCAACTTAAGCAAGCAAAACATCACGGTGGCCGGTGACGCCATGCACCCTATGACACCTGACCTAGCACAAGGGGGTTGCTCAGCATTAGAAGATGCAGTGATCTTAGTTAGGCATATTGGGACATCCTTTGTAAAGAACGGACATGTACTTCTACCAAAAGAGGTGACTGGAGTACTGGGGAAATATGTGGAAGAAAGAAAGTGGCGGGTGGCTTTGTTGATCACAGGGTCATATATATCAGGATGGGTGCAGCAGGCAGGATCCGGATGGGGTATGAAATTCTTGAGAGATGCCATATTTTACAAGTTCCTTTTCCTTAAGATGGTGCAGTACGTAAACTATGATTGTGGAAAACTTGATTTCTAA
- the LOC126791426 gene encoding monooxygenase 2-like: MGTTVEDVVIVGGGIAGLATAVALKRAGVDALVLERSEGLRATGAALTLFPNAWFALDALGVSPKLASYTSSFKNYVTDLETGKVQVVSLSETNGDADGPRSVHRKALLEALAGELPVHSIRFSSKISAIDCQQHEGSSIATIHMENGTIIKAKILIGCDGVHSVVSRWLGLREPVHSGRSAARALAVYPQGHGLEQDVRQYTGTGRRAGFVPLNDKEIYWFFTGISPAKGTSLAEDIQKEILENYAKDLPHIYLDVVRHTDLSTLTWAPLMFRYPWNVVFGNLSKHNITVAGDAMHPMTPDLAQGGCSALEDAVILGRYIGTSFVQNGHVLMPKEVSEVLSKYVEERRWRVACLIMGSYIAGWVQQGGSGWGRKILRDTIFYKFFFLKMVKYVNYDSGKLDF, translated from the exons ATGGGCACAACAGTGGAGGATGTCGTGATAGTTGGAGGAGGGATAGCTGGGCTGGCAACGGCGGTAGCACTGAAGAGAGCTGGCGTAGATGCGTTGGTGTTGGAAAGATCGGAAGGGCTGCGAGCCACCGGTGCAGCCTTGACTCTATTCCCAAATGCATGGTTTGCTCTTGATGCCTTGGGGGTTTCTCCTAAGCTTGCTTCTTATACCTCCTCTTTCAA GAATTATGTAACTGATCTGGAAACTGGAAAAGTTCAAGTAGTCTCTCTCAGCGAAACCAATGG TGATGCAGATGGACCGAGATCAGTACACCGGAAAGCCTTGCTCGAGGCTTTGGCCGGTGAATTACCGGTACATTCAATCCGTTTCTCTTCCAAGATCTCTGCTATTGACTGCCAACAACATGAAGGTTCATCGATTGCCACTATTCACATGGAAAATGGAACCATCATCAAAGCAAAG ATTCTCATAGGATGTGACGGGGTTCACTCAGTGGTGTCACGCTGGTTAGGACTGCGTGAACCAGTCCATTCAGGTCGGTCAGCTGCTCGTGCCTTGGCTGTGTATCCTCAAGGCCATGGCCTTGAGCAGGACGTGCGACAGTACACAGGAACAGGCAGAAGGGCTGGCTTCGTTCCCCTCAACGACAAAGAGATATACTGGTTCTTCACTGGCATATCTCCGGCCAAAG GGACCTCTCTGGCTGAAGATATACAAAAAGAAATACTTGAGAATTATGCCAAGGACCTCCCACATATATACTTGGATGTTGTGCGGCACACAGATCTTTCTACATTAACATGGGCACCACTGATGTTCAGGTATCCCTGGAACGTAGTATTTGGCAACTTAAGCAAGCATAACATCACGGTGGCCGGGGACGCCATGCACCCCATGACACCTGACCTAGCACAAGGCGGTTGCTCAGCATTAGAAGATGCAGTGATCTTAGGCAGGTATATTGGGACATCCTTTGTACAAAACGGACATGTACTTATGCCCAAAGAGGTTAGTGAAGTATTGAGCAAATATGTGGAAGAAAGAAGGTGGCGCGTTGCTTGCTTGATCATGGGGTCATATATAGCAGGATGGGTGCAGCAGGGAGGATCTGGTTGGGGTAGGAAAATTTTGAGAGACACCATATTCTacaagttttttttccttaaaaTGGTTAAATATGTAAACTACGACTCGGGAAAACTCGACTTCTAG